In a single window of the Nicotiana tomentosiformis chromosome 10, ASM39032v3, whole genome shotgun sequence genome:
- the LOC138900008 gene encoding uncharacterized protein — MGVVELSGVDLTTFQLTGMTYRWWQTYDASRSAGATPLTWSQFSDLFLREFILQTGRDELCSEFEQLRQCGMTMSEYAMRFTELSRHATTLVSTDRERVRRFIEGLTYNLRFGMAHELETETPFHQVVEIARRLECIRG; from the coding sequence ATGGGTGTAGTGGAGCTGAGCGGGGTCGAtcttactacttttcagctgacgggGATGACATATagatggtggcagacttatgaTGCGAGTAGATCAGCTGGCGCAACACCACTTACTTGGTCCCAATTCTCTGATCTTTTCTTGAGGGAGTTTATTCTGCAAACCGGCAGGGATGAGTTGTGCAGTGAGTTCGAGCAGTTGCGCCAATGTGGTATGACTATGTCggagtatgctatgaggtttacaGAGTTATCTCGTCATGCAACTACCTTGGTTTCCACTGATAGAGAGAGAGtccgtagatttattgagggactcacctaCAACCTCAGATTTGGGATGGCACATGAGTTGGAGACTGAGACTCCATTCCATCAGGTTGTGGAGATCGCTAGAAGGTTGGAGTGTATCCGCGGGTAG